In Pyrus communis chromosome 1, drPyrComm1.1, whole genome shotgun sequence, the following are encoded in one genomic region:
- the LOC137739251 gene encoding septin and tuftelin-interacting protein 1 homolog 1-like: protein MDDYQEMERFGMEKDYEDAQWIGGEFYYRKRKDKPVQTKDDVLYGIFTADSDDDDDNDGSRKRRKDRRVDLTKPVSFVSTGIVMPNQEVDDNSKQQNDDKRPGLGATTGLGFGATTGSGLGFKNPNSDSLGGEEEEEVDDEQSFLPTAFGKKIKEGAERRHKEREKMKLLKLTSSQSQSRGGSEERQFSGLGAKGGGDGGLGAFEKHTKGIGMKMLKNMGYKGGGLGKNEQGILAPIEAKLRPKNMGMGFNDYKETEVKRPSLQELEAEKPSKPLPAATSTKKKPSWKKNKTNKDHYVSAKELLAQKQEEGTEVLVHKVVDMRGPQVRVLTNLENLNAEEKAREEDVPMPELQHNVRLILDLAELDIQKIDRDLRNERDTAISLNQEKERLETEVARQKQHLDNLEDIRTVLDRLGEENSMGTLTLDSLTKGFRDLQKRYADDYKLCNLSCIACSFALPLFIRMFQGWDPLRNPSHGLDVVSSWKALLHGEGESEQYLDIWDSSMSPYTKLLSEVVVPAVRIAGVNTWQPKDPEPMLRFVESWENLLPLSVLHSILDMVIFPKLKDAVDLWEPHRDTVPIHVWVHPWLPLLGHKLEDLYHTIRFKLSNVLGAWHPSDGSAYTILSPWKKVFDAVSWEQLMYRFIVPKLQLVLQEFQVNPADQTLDQFNWVMSWASAIPIHLMVDMMEKFFFTKWLQVLYHWLCSNPNFEEILNWYKGWKELIPEELHANEGIRYQLNCGLDMMNRAVEGMEVVQPGLKENISYLRVLEQRQFEAQQKAAAAAHANLGGTAQMDGNGHEMSLKDVIEAHAQQHGLLFRPKPGRMHNGHQMYGFGNVSIIVDSLNQKVYAQTEETWSLVSLERLLDMHNNLLTRRR from the coding sequence ATGGATGATTATCAGGAGATGGAGAGGTTTGGGATGGAGAAGGATTACGAGGACGCCCAGTGGATCGGCGGCGAGTTCTATTACCGCAAGCGCAAGGACAAGCCCGTCCAAACCAAAGACGACGTCCTCTACGGCATATTTACTGCCGATTCCGACGACGACGATGACAACGACGGCTCCAGAAAACGCAGGAAAGACCGAAGGGTCGACCTCACCAAGCCCGTCAGTTTTGTCTCCACAGGAATCGTCATGCCCAACCAGGAGGTCGACGACAATTCAAAGCAGCAAAACGATGATAAGCGGCCTGGCCTCGGCGCCACCACTGGCCTTGGATTTGGTGCCACTACGGGTTCCGGTTTAGGTTTTAAAAATCCGAATTCGGATTCGTTGGGTggcgaggaggaggaggaggtggacgATGAGCAGAGTTTTTTGCCGACGGCTTTTGGGAAGAAGATAAAGGAGGGAGCGGAGAGGAGACACAAGGAGAGGGAAAAGATGAAATTGCTCAAGCTTACTAGTAGTCAGTCTCAGAGTCGAGGAGGTTCTGAAGAACGTCAATTTTCAGGACTAGGAGCAAAGGGCGGTGGGGATGGGGGTCTGGGGGCCTTCGAGAAACACACCAAGGGCATTGGAATGAAGATGCTTAAGAACATGGGCTACAAAGGAGGCGGACTTGGGAAGAACGAGCAAGGCATTCTCGCTCCTATTGAAGCCAAGCTGAGGCCAAAGAATATGGGCATGGGTTTCAATGATTACAAGGAGACGGAAGTCAAGCGGCCTAGCTTGCAAGAATTGGAAGCTGAAAAGCCGAGCAAGCCTTTGCCCGCTGCCACCTCCACCAAAAAGAAGCCTTCCTGGAAGAAGAACAAGACTAACAAGGACCATTATGTCTCTGCCAAGGAGTTGTTAGCCCAGAAGCAGGAAGAAGGCACAGAGGTCCTTGTGCACAAGGTGGTTGATATGCGCGGACCTCAGGTTCGAGTCTTGACCAATCTGGAGAATTTGAATGCCGAAGAGAAAGCAAGGGAAGAGGATGTTCCCATGCCTGAGCTACAGCACAACGTCAGGTTGATTCTGGACTTAGCTGAGCTCGATATCCAGAAGATTGACAGGGACCTGAGGAATGAGCGGGACACGGCCATCAGCTTGAACCAGGAGAAAGAGAGGTTGGAGACGGAGGTGGCCAGGCAGAAGCAACACCTGGATAACTTGGAGGATATTAGGACCGTCTTAGATCGACTGGGAGAAGAGAATAGCATGGGAACATTGACGCTGGACTCCCTGACAAAGGGCTTTCGTGACCTGCAGAAGAGATACGCTGATGACTATAAGTTATGTAACTTGTCTTGCATTGCCTGCTCCTTTGCTCTGCCTCTGTTTATTAGGATGTTTCAAGGCTGGGATCCTCTTAGGAACCCCTCGCATGGGTTGGATGTAGTATCTTCTTGGAAGGCTTTGCTTCATGGAGAGGGGGAGAGCGAGCAGTACCTGGATATTTGGGATAGCTCAATGTCCCCTTACACCAAATTGCTTTCCGAGGTGGTGGTACCCGCCGTGAGGATTGCTGGCGTCAATACATGGCAGCCCAAGGACCCTGAACCCATGCTTCGCTTTGTGGAGTCTTGGGAGAACTTGCTGCCTCTTTCTGTCCTTCATTCCATACTGGATATGGTAATCTTTCCTAAATTGAAGGACGCGGTTGACTTGTGGGAACCTCACCGGGACACTGTTCCCATCCATGTGTGGGTGCATCCGTGGCTACCACTCTTGGGACACAAGTTGGAAGACTTGTATCACACAATACGATTCAAGTTGAGTAATGTTCTGGGTGCTTGGCACCCAAGCGATGGATCTGCCTATACCATACTCTCACCGTGGAAGAAGGTGTTTGATGCCGTGAGTTGGGAACAGCTTATGTATAGATTTATAGTACCCAAGTTGCAGCTTGTCTTACAAGAATTCCAAGTGAACCCTGCAGATCAGACTCTTGATCAGTTTAATTGGGTGATGAGTTGGGCTTCTGCTATTCCAATTCATCTAATGGTAGATatgatggagaaatttttctttaCCAAGTGGCTACAGGTTTTGTATCACTGGTTATGTTCAAACCCGAACTTTGAAGAGATTTTAAATTGGTACAAAGGTTGGAAGGAACTCATTCCTGAGGAGCTTCATGCAAATGAAGGTATCCGGTATCAGCTTAATTGTGGTCTTGACATGATGAATCGGGCTGTTGAGGGTATGGAGGTGGTCCAACCTGGTTTGAAGGAGAATATTAGCTACCTTAGGGTGCTTGAGCAAAGGCAATTTGAGGCACAGCagaaagcagcagcagcagcacatGCAAACTTGGGTGGCACTGCTCAAATGGATGGCAATGGTCACGAGATGAGTTTGAAAGATGTTATTGAAGCCCATGCGCAGCAACATGGCCTGCTATTTAGGCCTAAGCCTGGGAGGATGCATAATGGTCACCAGATGTATGGCTTTGGTAATGTAAGCATAATAGTTGACTCCCTAAATCAAAAGGTATATGCCCAAACAGAGGAAACTTGGTCCCTTGTATCCCTTGAAAGGTTGCTGGACATGCACAATAATTTACTTACAAGGAGACGCTGA